ATAATGAATTTCTGAAATATTCATATCATCGGCTAAGGTTTGAAGTTCACAATCCTTATTCTTAATACATGTTAAACAATCATTAGGGTGATCTGATAAAAGAAGTTCTAAACTTGTTNNNNNNNNNNNNNNNNNNNNNNNNNNNNNNNNNNNNNAAATTCCCACGGTCTTCGTTTTCTACTAAACAAACCCGACAGTTAGCATTTTGATTAACGGCTCCAAGTTCGTGTAGATCAAGATGACATAATGTTGGAATGTTTATGCCAACTTTTTTAGCAGCCTCTAATACCGAGCTTCCTTTTTCTACCGTTATTGGAATGTCGTTTATTTTAAGTT
This genomic window from Methanocalculus natronophilus contains:
- a CDS encoding 2Fe-2S iron-sulfur cluster-binding protein codes for the protein MKLIDKMVELKINDIPITVEKGSSVLEAAKKVGINIPTLCHLDLHELGAVNQNANCRVCLVENEDRGN